CCGCGGCCTCATGACGCGTCTCAGATTCACCGACCTCCGGTGTCACACCGCACCGCTCGATCACACCTGTAGAGAGCGAGGGGCCCTTTCGGCCGTCCGTCCGACGAAGGAGACCGCGCACATGAGCCGCCGCCGGCAGAACGCCGCCGTCCCGCCCGCCGGGCCCACCACCGCGGCGGGCCACACCAGGGAAGGAGGACAGCGATGACCACCGTCCAGTGGGCGCTGCCCGCCGGCCTCGCCGTGGCCGGAATCGGCGCCGCGGCCACCGTCGCCATGGTGTTCGGCAACCGACGCAGAGCCGCCGAGCAGAACGCCACCGCCGAGGAGCGCACCCAGCTCGCCCTCCAGCGCCGCAACGCCTGGCAGCGCCGCCTCGCCGTGATCGCGCTCGGCGTCGGCTGCCTGATGATGTTCGTCCTCGCTGGCATCGCCGCCTGGCTTTCCTTCGGGGCGCAGCGCGAGTACGCCCACGCCCACAACGGCGGCGACTGGGACGCCGCGACAGGGTTCGCGCTGCTCCTGGACGCCGGCGCCCTCAGCCTCAGCCTGATCCGCTTCTTCGAGGCTCTGACCCTGCGCTCCAGCGCGATCACGCGGATCCTGCTGCTCGGGTTCGTCTCCGCGTCAGCGGCGATGAACCTCCTCCACGCCCCCGAGGCGGGCGCCGGTTCCGCCTTCCTCGCGATGGTCCCCCCGCTGGTGTACGCGGTGCTGCTCGAGATGCTGCTCTTCAAGATCGAGCAAGTGATCATGGGACGGCAGAAGCGCCGCAAGGCCGACCGCGACCGCAACTACAGCCTGCTGCTGTGGCTGCCCTGGCCGATCGGCGCGCCGGTGAAGATGTGGAAGGCGTGGCGGGCCGAGCTCCTGGCGACCGTCGACAACGTCCGCGTGATCGGCTCCCAGCGCCCCCTCCCGTCGGCGGCTGCGCCCGCCACGGCAGAGGTGACCGTGGAGCGGGCCGAGACCGCCGCGCCCCCGGCCGTCACCACGGCGCCCATGAACGCCCTGACCGCCGGTCCCGTGCAGCCTGCCGCCCAGAAGGCCGAGGAGCCTGCGCCCACAGCGGTGGCCGCGCCGGCACCGCCGGCGGCCGCGGCCATCGAACCCGGTGCCGTACCGCACGAACCCGCACCGGCGGCACCGGCGACCGCGGCCCCGGCGCCCGCCGCAGTGCCTGAGCCGCGCCCGGCCCCCGAGCCGGCGGCAGCTCCTACAGCAGCGGCGGCACCCGAACCGGAGCCGGTGGCGGAGCCTGCAGCTGCGGCCATGACCGAACCGGAGCCGGAGCCCGAGGGCATGGGTTCTGCGCCGGAATCCGGCGACCTCGCCGCGAAGCGTGCGCCCGAAGGCCAGCCGGGCGAGGCTGAGCCGGGGTCGCGGGAGGGCGCGGCAGACCCTGTCGAGGCTTCCAAGGTGGGCGAGCCCGCGAAGCAGGCTGACGAGGACGAGCTGCTGCCTGGCGACGAGAATGCGGACCTGGACCAGGACGAGCCGGACCCGGAGCACGACACCCCGCCGGACGAGGACGCAGAGGAGGATGCACGAGAGCGGGTGAGTATCGAGATCGACCTGTCGGTGCTGCCGCCGAACCTGTCCCAGCGCCAGCGGGCCGAGCGCATCTATGTCGCCCACCAGGCCGCGGGTGTGGCTTTGACACAAGCCGACTTGGGCAAGTGGGCCGGCTACAAGAACCCGAACTCGGGCGGCAACGAGTACCGCCGGCTGGAGAGGACGCACGGACCCATCCTGGTCCGCGAGGGTGCCACCCACGTCGACCTGAACTGGTCCCGCCACCAGCAGCAGGCTGACTCCGGTCACGCAGTGGCGGCCTGACCCCTGCGGTTACGACCTCCCCGGCCGGTGGCCCTGGCCGGGGAGATTGCTGTGTCGGACCGTGCGGGTAACCTCAGGGCGACACCAGACCGGGGACAGAGGGGGCGGCCGGTGAGCAGCCACTGGCATCGGGCCATCGCCGAGTTGAGCGCCAAGGGTGACGCCGCCCGAGCAGCCGCCCAGCGCGTGGACGACGCTCCGAGCACAGAGCGGACGACCGCCGTCGCGATCTCCTATGCGGCCGAGACCGACTATCTCCGCAGCGCGGGCATGCTGCTGCGTGCCCACCTGAGCGACCGGCGTCCGCCCCGGCGGCTACCGGTCGCCCTCATCTGGCCGTACTTCCGCGATGCGTGGAAGGCCCGGACGGTGGACCGGCTCGGCGGAGTGTGGCGGGCCATTCCCCGGGACGCCGCACTGGAGAAGATGCGCAGCGCCCCGACCGATCCTCTCCTCACCGCGGTCCTCGAGCAGGCCGAGGCCCTGCAGGCCAGCCTTCATGGCGAGCGGCAGGTGGACCGGCTGTACGAGTCCTTCATCCCCGAGCGGACGGGCCATGCAGTGGCCGATCTGGTCGGCGGTGGGGGCCGGTCGGCGCCCACGCTTCCCGGTTTCCCCGACCCGGGTCACCCGATCAACCGTGCCTTCCCCCAGGGCAGCGGAACGCGCATCCAGACCGGTCGTGAGGCTGAGTTCACCCGGTTGTCGAGCGACCGGTTCGCGGTGCACACCCGAGCCGTTGCCTTCGGGGACGCAGTCCTTGCACTCCTCGTCGAGCACCGGGCCGCAGGCGTCCCACCGCAGCCGGGGCGGCTGCGCGGCGCCGGGCGCTGGGTGGGACGCGAGCGGCAGCTGGTGCCAGACCGGGCGAAGTGGCCGGCGAAGCTGAACGTCTACCAGGGTGTGACCCTGGCCGGACTGGGCTGGCTGGTGCTCGCATGCACGGGGTTGCCGCTGACCTTCGGGAAGGAGGCCGACCTGCTGTCCCACGCCCTGTTGCTGTTCATGGCAGCTGGCCTCATCGCCTGCACGGGCATCGGGCTCGTCATCCGGTACGGACCGAAACTGATCAAGGGGCCCGGCTTCGGCGCAGCGGTGCCCGGCATCGCAGCGGGCCTGATCGCCCTCGTCGTGTGGCAGGGGCAGGGGCCCGTCGCGAGCTACTACTTCGCCGGCCCGTACGAACGCTACGAGCGGGAGTACGCGAACGGCTGCCTCGCGGCCTCCCCCTACCGGCACGATGCAGTCCAGGCCACGGCGGACGGCGGCGTACTCGTCGTCACCCCCATCAGCGGAGAGACGACGCTGCGCCTGGGGCCGGCCGAGGACGGCGGCACCCACCCGCTTGGGCCGCTGGACCAGGCAACCCGTGAGGTCCTCGACCGGTACGGGTGCTGAGACCGGACCTTGTCTGCGGCCCTGAGGTGGGGACTCGGAGCCGGAGTCACCCGAAGGTCGATGCCGCCCCTGCGATGCCGGGACCGTAGCGACGGCGCGCCCTGTCGAGGGCAGCCTCAAGGCGGAGAAGTTTCTCGTCGCGATCGTCGAGCGTGAGCTGGTGGACGGCGTACTCGGCGGGGCGAAGGCGTTCCGCTCGTAGGGCGAGCGCGCGGACCCGGGCGCGTTGGAGACCGAGGCCGGCGAGGAGGTCGCGGGCGGCGGCCGCCAGGGCGGGGGTGTGGGCAGTCGGCTCGGTGAGGCTGCGGGTGCGGGTGGTCTGGGTGCGGTCGGCGTAGGTGACGGTGAGCGTGAGGGCCTGGGTGATCTCGCCGGCCGTGCGCAGCCGGGCGCCGAGCTCCTGGACCAGGCCGAGGACCGTGCGGTGGTGCCGGTCAGGGTCGAGCTCGTCGCCGTCGAACCGGTGTCCGGCGCTCATGGTCTTGGGGGCGGCGCCCGGGACGACGGGGCGCTCGTCGCGGCCGTGGGCGAAGTCGTGGGCTTGCCGGGCCGGTCCGGTGCCGAGGATTCGCTGGAGCGTGGTGAGCGGGGTGTCGGCGATGTCGCCGACGGTGGTGATGCCGTAGCGGGCGAGGGTGCGGGCCGTCTTGGGGCCGATGCCGGGCAGGGCGGCGGCCGGCTTCGGGCGGAGGAACGCAGCAATCTCGTACGGGTCGTCGACGACCACCGTGGCGGCGCCGGGCGGGGTGGCGTCCGCGGCCATCGCCGCGATACCGCGCGTGGGACCGGCGCCGGCCGAGCTCTGGACGCCGTGGAGCGCGAGCAGGCGCAGGCGGAGCACGGCGATGAGGCCTTCGACATCGCGGTCCCAGAAGGTGAGGGCGCCGGTGAGGTCGACGTATGCGGACCAGTCGGCGGGCAGCGGCTCGATGCGGGGGCTGATGCCGTCCAGCACGGTGAGCAGGTGTCCGTACAGCTCGTCGTTGCGCTCCACGGGATGGAAGTGGATCCGCAGAATCGCGCGCGGCCGCGGGTTCCTGGCAGGGGTCATCCGGCGCTCCCTTGGCTCTTGTGCCCGAAGCGGGTGAGGTCGGCTGATCGGCTTCCGGCGGGCTGAAGATCGCTCCAGGGGTGCATGAGAGCGCCCGCGGTGCCGACGGGGATCGTCCGCGACGGGCTGGCCTGTGCGGGGGTGGGCGCGGGGGCCTGGCCCAGGAGCTCAAGGACGGCTTGCGGCCCGTGGGTGGCGCGGGCGGCGGCGAGCTCGTCAAGATCCCAGGCCATCTCGCCGACCACGGTGCGCCTCGGTCCGCGGGCTTCGATCTTGCCCCTGACCAGGAGTAGGCCGTGGTGGAAGATCGTGTGCGCGCACCGTTCGTGGGAGTCCTCGAAGAAGGCGAGGTCGACGAGGCCGGAGCCGTCTTCGAGGGTGACGAAGATGATGCGCCTCCCGGACGCGATCGGCGGAGTCTGGGTGGATGCTCGGACGCCGGCGACAAGGACGCGCTGTCCGGGATGCATGGCGCGCAGGTGCTTGGCGTCGGTGGCGCCGATCTCGCGCAGCAGCCGGTGGTGGTCCTCCATCAGGTGCCGGGAGACGTCGATCTTCAGGACGCCGAGCTCCGCCTCCAGCCGCTCGCGGGCGGTCATCTCCCGCAGCCCGGACGGGCCGGCGGCATCGAGCGGGGTGTCCAGCTGCAGCTGGCCGACGCCCGGCCGGCTGCGGGTCTGGCGGTGGAGCTCGGTCGCCTGCAGCAGCAGGTCCCGCCGCGACGCCTCCCCCTTGAGCGGGTCGAGGGCGCCGATGCGGATGAGCCGCTCGACCGTCGGGAGCTTGGGGTGAGCACGGGCGTAGAGGTCCTGCAGGGAGGTGAAGGGCTGGCCCTCGGCGATTCTCGTGACCTCGTCGTCCGAGATGCCGTGCACGGAGGCGAGGGAGATCCGCACGCCCCAGCCGGATGCGGTCTGCTCGACCGTGTACTGCGGCTGCGACAGGTTGATGTCGACGGGCAGGACGGGAACGTCATGGCGGCGGGCGTCGGCGACGATCACCCGGGCCGGCCACATGCCCGGGTCGTGCTCGAGCAGCCCGGCGTAGAGCGCGGCGGGGTGATGGGCCTTGAGCCACGCGGACTGCAGCGCCGGTACGGCGAACGCCACCGCGTGGGCCCGGCAAAATCCGTATGCCCCGAACGACGAGACGATCTCCCAGACGTTGTCCAGCACGGTCGGGCTGTAGCCGCGGGCCCCGGCGAGCTGCCGGAACCAAGCCTCGACCCTCGCCAGGCGCTGCTCGTCGCTGAGGGCGCGGCGGGCGACTTCGGCCAGCGCGCGGTCGCAGCCGGTCATGACCGCCAGGATGTCGATTATTTGTTCGTGCCAGATCGTCACCCCGTACGTATCGCGCAGGACCGGTTCCAGGTCGGGGTGCGGGTAGACGGGTGCGGCGCCGTGGCGGGCGGCGATGAAGAGGGCGGGCATGCCGCCCTGGACCGGACCCGGGCGGAACAGGGAGATGTCCGCGATCACGTCCTGCGGGCCGCGGGGCTGGAGCCGGCCGACCAGATCTTGCTGGCCGGGCGACTCGAGCTGGAACATCCCGACCGTGTCGGAGTTCTGGATGAGCGCGAAAGCGAACCGGTCGTCGAGCGGGACGTGGTCGGCGTTGTCGAGGTCGATCGCCCGGCCGGTCGTGCGGCGGATCTCCTTCACCGCGTGAGCCATGGCGGACTGCATCCGGACCCCCAGGACGTCCAGCTTGAGCAGGCCCATGTCCTCCACGTCCTCTTTGTCCGCCTGGAGCATCGGGTACTCGC
Above is a genomic segment from Streptomyces sp. NBC_01426 containing:
- a CDS encoding DUF2637 domain-containing protein, which translates into the protein MTTVQWALPAGLAVAGIGAAATVAMVFGNRRRAAEQNATAEERTQLALQRRNAWQRRLAVIALGVGCLMMFVLAGIAAWLSFGAQREYAHAHNGGDWDAATGFALLLDAGALSLSLIRFFEALTLRSSAITRILLLGFVSASAAMNLLHAPEAGAGSAFLAMVPPLVYAVLLEMLLFKIEQVIMGRQKRRKADRDRNYSLLLWLPWPIGAPVKMWKAWRAELLATVDNVRVIGSQRPLPSAAAPATAEVTVERAETAAPPAVTTAPMNALTAGPVQPAAQKAEEPAPTAVAAPAPPAAAAIEPGAVPHEPAPAAPATAAPAPAAVPEPRPAPEPAAAPTAAAAPEPEPVAEPAAAAMTEPEPEPEGMGSAPESGDLAAKRAPEGQPGEAEPGSREGAADPVEASKVGEPAKQADEDELLPGDENADLDQDEPDPEHDTPPDEDAEEDARERVSIEIDLSVLPPNLSQRQRAERIYVAHQAAGVALTQADLGKWAGYKNPNSGGNEYRRLERTHGPILVREGATHVDLNWSRHQQQADSGHAVAA
- a CDS encoding DNA polymerase Y family protein translates to MTPARNPRPRAILRIHFHPVERNDELYGHLLTVLDGISPRIEPLPADWSAYVDLTGALTFWDRDVEGLIAVLRLRLLALHGVQSSAGAGPTRGIAAMAADATPPGAATVVVDDPYEIAAFLRPKPAAALPGIGPKTARTLARYGITTVGDIADTPLTTLQRILGTGPARQAHDFAHGRDERPVVPGAAPKTMSAGHRFDGDELDPDRHHRTVLGLVQELGARLRTAGEITQALTLTVTYADRTQTTRTRSLTEPTAHTPALAAAARDLLAGLGLQRARVRALALRAERLRPAEYAVHQLTLDDRDEKLLRLEAALDRARRRYGPGIAGAASTFG
- a CDS encoding DNA polymerase III subunit alpha, whose translation is MRGGVPHLHVSSGFSARYGASHPRDIIARAAERAIGTVALTDRDMVTGTVRFAKAAAAAGVKPVFGVDLGVAAHVPPAEVRHRAPVRGGAHVAEASFRATFLAQDASGWARLCRMVSCAHAEAFPAGRPPTASWEMLAQHAGDGLTVLLGPASEPLRALAAGRPDVAERLLAPWRQVAGDGLRLEIVCWGLSGTGPGSVRLAAHTLTLADRLAIPAVLTNAVRYADQDQHRIADVLDAARLLRPIDRRRLDCGERWLKDGPAMTEIAGRVAAAAGADRRRAERLIADTALVADACDVDPARDLGLGVPHFPEPSVVGAEPGPDGAMRLLRQRCESGMVARSLDIDQRAMDQLDYELGIIGRLHFEPYFLAVAQVVADVRDMGIRVAARGSGAGSMVNHSLFVATANPLEHGLLFERFLSERRTSLPDIDVDVESARRLEVYDRIIDRFGRQRVAVTGMPETYRARHALRDAGLALGLAPATVDRIAKSFPHIRACDIRSALTELPELRQLAAEAEQFGPLWELAEGLDALPRGIAMHPCGVILSNVSLLDRLPVQPTPGGEYPMLQADKEDVEDMGLLKLDVLGVRMQSAMAHAVKEIRRTTGRAIDLDNADHVPLDDRFAFALIQNSDTVGMFQLESPGQQDLVGRLQPRGPQDVIADISLFRPGPVQGGMPALFIAARHGAAPVYPHPDLEPVLRDTYGVTIWHEQIIDILAVMTGCDRALAEVARRALSDEQRLARVEAWFRQLAGARGYSPTVLDNVWEIVSSFGAYGFCRAHAVAFAVPALQSAWLKAHHPAALYAGLLEHDPGMWPARVIVADARRHDVPVLPVDINLSQPQYTVEQTASGWGVRISLASVHGISDDEVTRIAEGQPFTSLQDLYARAHPKLPTVERLIRIGALDPLKGEASRRDLLLQATELHRQTRSRPGVGQLQLDTPLDAAGPSGLREMTARERLEAELGVLKIDVSRHLMEDHHRLLREIGATDAKHLRAMHPGQRVLVAGVRASTQTPPIASGRRIIFVTLEDGSGLVDLAFFEDSHERCAHTIFHHGLLLVRGKIEARGPRRTVVGEMAWDLDELAAARATHGPQAVLELLGQAPAPTPAQASPSRTIPVGTAGALMHPWSDLQPAGSRSADLTRFGHKSQGSAG